The following DNA comes from Hugenholtzia roseola DSM 9546.
GGCTTCATGCGCCCCATTTCAAGACCCTAAGTGTTATGACAAGGCTTAGGGTCTTGTCGTGGAAAAGAATACTTTTATAGGCTACGACTTACATCAAATTTTTCTAAATAGTCTGCCACGCGGCGCACAAATCTGCCCCCCAAAGCACCATCTACAATTCTATGGTCGTAAGAGTGCGAAAGGTACATCATGTGGCGAATCCCTATCATATCGCCGTGTTCGGTTTCTACCACAGCTGGCTTTTTGATAATTGCACCCAAAGAAAGAATGGCTACCTGCGGCTGCATGATGATAGGCGTTCCCAGCATATTGCCAAAAGAGCCGATATTGGAAACGGTGTAAGTGCCTTCGCTCAAATCGTCGGGTGAGAGTTTATTGATGCGAGCGCGTTCTGCCAAATCATTGACCTTTTTTGCCAAACCGATAAGGTTGTAATGATTGGCATTTTTAATCACAGGCACGATAAGATTGTCGTTAGGGAGGGCAACTGCCATGCCCACGTTGATGTCCTTTTTAAGAATTATCGTATCGCCATCTAAGGAGCAGTTAATTTTGGGGAAGTCTTGAATTGCCTTTGCTACCGCCTCGATAAAGATAGGCGTAAAAGTAAGGGCTACGCCTTCGCGTTCTTGCGCTACGCGCTTCCACTTATTGCGCCAATTTACGATATTGGTAACGTCGGCTTCTACAAAAGAGGTTACGTGTGGAGAGATGCGCTTCGAGTCGACCATGCGCTGGGCAATCATCTTGCGCATTCTATCCATTTGGATAATTTCTACATTGCCCCCATACGATTTAGCAGGCTTGACGGCTTCCAAAGGTGCGTCGCTTTTGCTTGGTGCAGGTGCTACGCGCTCCTCTACCACTGCCGCAATCGTTTCCGCTTTGGCAATTTGAGCCGTTTCGGTTTTGAGCGGTTCTGCGGCTTTGCCGTTGGTAGTGGGGGCGGCTTTTCTATTTTTGAGATAGGCAAAGATGTCGTGTTTGGTTACGCGCCCTTCTGCGCCTGTGCCTGCAATTTGCTCTAATTCTGCCATAGAAATTCCCTCTTGGCGGGCAATATTGAGAACTAAGGGCGAATAGAAGCGTCCTGTTTCGGTTTTAGCAACCAGCGGCGATTCGATAAGTTCCTGCGCCTGCGCTGCCAAAGGAGCTACCTCTTGCCTTTCCTGATGCGTTTCTTGGTGTGCCTCTTGGGGCTTTTCTTGGCTTTGTGCCTGCCCATTTTCAGCCACTTTTGCAGTAGCGGTGGCTTCTGTTTCGATGACGGCGATAGGATTTCCGATTTGCACCACTTCCCCCTCTTGTGCCAAAATCTCTACCAAAATGCCAGAATGAGTAGCGGGAACTTCGGTATCTACCTTGTCAGTAGCTACTTCCAAGACCGATTCGTCTTGTTCTATCTTGTCGCCCACTTTTTTGAGCCAAGTGATGATAGTCCCTTCCATGACGCTTTCGCCCATTTTGGGCATAACCATTTCTATGCGAGCCATATTGGATAAGTTGTTTTAGGAGTTGTGGTGTGAAAAATTAGGGTCTTTTGTGTTCTTTTTGCAAAGAAAGACAAAAAAGAGGTGCAAAGAAGTCGGCTTGCTGCTTTTTTTTCACCGTAAGGCGATTTGGCATAGGTAGGATAGGGATAAAGGTTTTAAAAAACGCCTTCTATCTTTTCATGAGCGGCAAGTCAGCGCATTGGAACACAGCCACAAAAAGATGATGCGAAAGACAACCTTTGCGTTGCATCAAGCTACGCTTTTACGCTATTTTTTCTCTTTTTTTGCTTCAAAAAGTCAAAAAAGAGATTTCAAGCAGCCCCCATGCTCCCGAAAGGTGCGTAAAACGACGTAGGGAAGTGCCAAGCAAACACTTTCACCTTCAAAGCCTTTCTGACACGTACAGCAAGATTGCACAAAGCTAATAAAATTCTTCGATTTTTTGAAAATTTCGCTTTCTAAGTCCAAAAAATGTAAGTCTGTGGGCTATGATTCAGATAGGAAAATGCCTTTTTCACACAAAAAGGATACAAAAAGATAAAAAATAAAAAGATGCAAAGGCAGCGTTTAATCGTCATTTTTAGGACGCTGAATCTCACCACGAATAAAATACGCCCAGTCGCGCGAAGAAAGCAATTTATTTTGTGTTGCGTTCTTAATTTTTTCATACAACCAATATACGTCTGTGGAATAGACGTTCATCTGAAAGGCATCACCTGTGAGTAGATAGTCGTTTTCGGTGGCAAACCCAACTTGAAAGACATAGTGTCCTTCCTGCTGGATAACAACAGGCACAAGGCGTTCTAATTCATTGGCACGCACATTTTTAAGGTTTCGCAACATGATGCTTTGGTCTAAACTTGCCGTAGCAAGCCAATCGCCCGTTGCATTGAAGGCGATTTTCGATACAATTCCTTGATGGTGGCGTGTGAAAAATTGTGGGTTTAATTGCTTGGCATTGCTGCTATAAGGGCGCGTAAGGGTAAAGACCTCGCCTATGGTAGTGCCTGCCACTAACCAGTTTCTGATTTTATTGAAAGCCAGAGCCGAAATAGGGCTTTTGCTCACCTCCTTCAAAAGAAGTTCGGGCTGCTTGCTTTTGCCCAAGTCGTAAAAATAAAGGCTACCGCGTTTTGTTCCGATAAAAAGGCGTGTTTCCTGTTCCGAAGGTTGAGCTACGGCAATGGCTGTGGGTTTGTCGGGTGCAGGCACTTCAAGGAATTGGCTTTGTGAAGTATTCAAATCATAAAGCACAATTTTTCCATCTTCTAAAAGCAAAACGGCAAGGGCATTTTTCTCATTCTCTATCAAATTAAGTTCGAGGGGAACTGCACTTAGCGTGGCTATTTTTTCTACTTTTTTAGTCTTTTTGTCATCAGCCTGCGGATTAAGGCGAAAAAGTGTTGTTTCGCTTGCTGCCCATAAAAACGTTCCCAATCTATTGAAGATAAGCGATTTGAGGTATTCATTTTTACCCAAACTAAACTGCGCCTTTTTTCGCAAATAAGGATAGTCCGATTCCTGCTCTACCACGTCAGCAATTTCGATTTTTCCCTCTGCCGTCAGGTGTGCTACCTGCCTATATATCGGATTGACTGCCAGATGGCGCACCTCGCCTTTTGCCAAAAGGTCGTTTCCAAAGCGCGAAAAGGCACGCAAGAGGGCTTCTAAGGTTTCGGGCGAATACTGTTTGGTAAAGAAATTTCCTAAAAGCGAAAACCTTTGCGGATTGAAGGCTTCCTCCGTCAGGTCGGCGGAAGTGAGGGCTAAAAGTGCTTGCAGGGTATCGAAACTCTGCTGGTTTAAAGACTGCGAAGCCAATTCTTTGGCGTTGAAAAAATAAAGGTGGTGTTGCGAAACTTGTGTAGAAGTGTTGGCAGCATTGAGGGCAATGTTGGCAGCCATCTGTGCGCGTTTTTCTTTGGACAAAGATTGCTCTAATTCCTTTCCTTTTTCTATGGCAATGCGCTCATTTTTACGGGCAATGTTTCCCTGCTGAATTGCCCTTTGTTCGGAGGCGGTCGCGTCGGCGATTGCCTTTTTGAGCTTTTCCTCATTTTCGGTGAGCTGGGTGATATTTTTTTTCAAGACCTGCTCCTGCTCTTTTACCTTCGAGAGGGCAAATTCTACCTTCGACTTTTCCTTTGAAAGTTCCTTAGAAGTGCTATCTTTCTGCTGCATCGTGATTTCGAGGCTCTCACGCGCATCTTCGGCAATCCCTCTAAGGTATTGCGCCCAAATGCCAAAGCCTGCAATCAGGGCTACCACCGCAACGCCTGCCCAACGCAAGGCAGCGATAACGCGCTTGCGCTTTTTGCGCTGCTGACGGCTTGCCTCTATCAAAAGTTTTTCTTTCTGATTCCAAAGGCGCATACCATTTGCCCCCCTTTCTACTAAGGTAAGGTCGGTTTCGTCGAGAGTCGCTGTGGGGTCTGCCTCAAATTCGATGACCCTATTTTCTAAGATACGAAAAGCACGCTGCCCTGCACGGTCGGAATTTTTAAATTCGTTCTGAATCAGGGGTGCAAGGGTATCGTGTGCCAAACCCGTTAGGGTAGGCGTAACGCTTGAAAGAAGGTAGAGTTCGCTCAATTTGCCCAAAAGCGGCTCTAACACTTTTTGCTGATGGCTATACCTTTGTTGCAATTCCTTGCGCTCCCTTACGTCGGCAGTTCCCAAGGCAGTTGTATGGAAATTGAGTATATCCAAGACCAAACCCGTTTGCTCTACTTCGGCGTTCCATTCGCGCACCAAATTCATCTGTTGATTAAAAAAATCATCTAACAAGATGCCGCCCCTTTTGAGTTTTTGGTACAATTCGATGGTAAAATGCGGACGCGCGTCGTTGATGTCGGAAGCCTGATGCCACATCTTGGTAAGCAAAATTTGCAGTACAGGCGCAATGGCAGAGCTTTGGTCTTCTAAAAGGTCGTCGGCGATAATTTCAGGCAGCATCGGCTCTACTTCCAGATGGTACTTTTCGCGCGTTCTGCGCCCTAAGGTTAGCCCCGATACAATTTCTACAATGTTTTCCCTTTTGAGGTGTTCCAAAAAATAGCGCGTTGTGGGCAGATGCCGCTCCTCTATGTTGCGCTCAATTTCGGCATGAAATTCCTTGCGATAGCTTAGAATGAGCTTTCCTTTGGGAGCTTGGTCGCGCAAGAGAAAAATCGAACTCAATAAATCGAGGAAATCACGCCACTCCGTACCCAAAAAGCTATTGGGTTTGGTAAAGACTTCCTCCACTTGGTCTATGACCACTACCAAAGGTTTGCCGCTCTTTTGCTCGATGGCTTTCCACGCCGAAGAAATCGTGCTGGTGTCCTGTTGTAGGGCTTTTTCCTCGCCTACCAACGCCGTTTGTAGCGTCTTGCTAAGTCCGATAGCCCCATTCCGACGCGCATAACAGACCTCGTGATAAAGGCGCAGACGCGGCACTAAGCCCGCATCTAAAAGAGATGATTTGCCTGCCCCCGATTGTCCGTAAAAAAGGAGCAAGTCGTTGTTGTCTGTATTGGCAATTTTTAGGTACAAATCGCGAATGACCTCGCCACGCCCAAAAAAGATAGGGGCTTCTTTTTCTGTAAAATAGCGCAACGAAATAAAGGGTTGATTGGGCAGATGAAACTGGTGAGCAGGCAGTTCGGGCAAGCCAAAAAGCGGATTTTTGTTTGCCTTTGCCAAAGACCAAGCCGCCTGCCTTTCTATGCCCTGACTTTCATAAAGTTGCCAAGGAATCTTGTCGCTCTTATCTTTGATGATGCTACTCTTTCGGATAAGGGCGCGATGCGATTCGGGTTCTTTTTCAAAATCTCCTACTTTGGTCTTGATAAAATTTTCGGCAGTGCGGTAGCTACTTTCTATATCCTCGCCTACGGTCAAGGCACTATAAAATTGAAATGAAAAGTCTGCCGCTACGGTGTCTTCTATCGCCTGCGAAGTAGCAATGACGGCAGGAATATTTTTTTCTATCAGCGATTGCGCCTGCAATTTGGTGCAGCAACCATTGAGAAAGACCAAATGCAGACTATCTTGGCTCGCCAAAAAAGCATCTAAACCCTGCGTATGTGCGCTGCCGCCACGCATGAGTAGCTCGAAATCGCCTGCATGTCCGCCATAGTGAAAAATCGCAATTCTGTTTCTATACAAAGGGTCTTGAAAGACCTCGAAGATGTCTTCCACACTCGCATTGGGGCGTTCGACAAATTCACAAATTCCTGCCTGCTGCGCTCGATAGACAATCCTTCGAATCGCATTTTGTTCCTCGTCCAAACTACGCAAGTCGTATTTTGGATTCGAAAAAGCCAAAAAAATAACAGGAATTACTTTTGTACTCGCCATAAAAGTTGAAACTGCATCAAAACCCTGCGCAAAATAGTCATTTTAAGATTATTTTGCAAATGAAGGCTTTTTTTTGTTTTTAGGATTTTTTGTGGCAGAAATAAAGTCAGGCACTTATTCCTACCGAAATTCGGGCAGCACTTCCTGCTTTGGTGGGTACTGCTTCCAACTTGCGCCTCTTTTTGGGTCTGAAAGTTCTTTTTTATTTCAATCCAACTTCGGACAAGACAATGCCTTGTCCCTGCATTTGTATCTAATTTTTAGAACCTACAAATGCACCTACAAATCGTTGAGTTTTTGCTGTGCCTTCGCCGCAAAACTGCCTTTCTTTCTGACAAGGTCTTGCAAAATTTCACGTGCCTGCTCTTTTTTAGCCAATTCTACATAGGCAAGAGCCAAATAATAGCGGCTTTCCTCCACGCGCGAGGCTTCGAGTTCCGCCTTTTGCGTTAGAAGTTGCTCGAAAAGGGTAGCGGCGCGGCTATGGTTTTTGTTGAGCAAATGCGCATGGGCGGCATGAAAGAGTAGCTCGGCGTTTTTTGGATTTTTGGTTAGAAAAAAGTCAAAAAGTTGGCTGGCAGCCCCAAATTCACCCCTTTGATAAAATTGGTAGGCTTGTGTGAGGGTGAATTTTTCGGGATTTTTCAGGACAGTTTTGTCGCCTGATGTGTCCTTTTGGTCTGTGCTTTTTTCTTTCTTTTTTTCGATAGTAAAATCGTCTGTTTCTATGACCGTAGGCGTTTGGGTAGCCTCTCTTTGTGCTTGCTGTGCTTGCTGTGCAGCCCTTTGTGCTTGGTCGATTTCAGATTTGTTTGGCTCTGCCTGTGCGATAGATTGCTGCTCTTGTTGTGGCTTTTCTGGCAGATTTGGATTTTGGTCTTGATTTTGGTTCTGATTTTCGTTTTCTCTTGCCGCTTCTTGCGTTTGGGCAGGTGCGTCTGCAAGTAGGGGGGCTTCTTGGGCTTGCGTGCTTTGTTTGAGGGCAGTAGCCGCATTTTGCTGCTCGGCTTTATAGACAATGCCCTGCATCTGCCAATAAATAAGCCCTACAAATCCGACCAAAAACAAGCCTGCGGCAGCCACAGACCCCAATCGAAGCCAATTACTAAGGGTTGGGAGTCCGTCGCCGAAACCGCGCTCACGGTTGTATTTGTCGATGTCCTGCGCCAATTTCTTTGCAATTTCAGTAGGGTCTAAAGCCTTATTTTGCTGATAGCCCTCTAAGGCTTCGGTAGCGAAGGAGCAGTTGATGAGCTGCTTTTCCACCTGATGGGCTTCTTTTTCGGAAAGTTTCCCTTCGAGGTATTTTTTGAGCTGCTTAGGCGAAACACTATCGGTATTTTCAATGATTTGACGATAAGCCGAAGGGGTAAATTTGCGATTCATGTGAAAAACAGTTTAGAGAGGTAGGTTTAAAAAAATAGCCATAGACAGATGACGCTGCCCGAAACGCACAAAATGCCTAATAGCTTTTTGATGTTGCGCCGTCCGTTTTGGATATAGCTCTTTACTTCGCCCAGCGAAAAGCCTGTTTGAGCGGCTACCTCTTGGTAGCTCTTTTCTTCCAAATAGAATAACACCAAACAAAGGCGTTGGTTTTCTTTCAAATGCGTTAGAGCCTCCTCTATGTTGTGAATTTGAGTTTGCGGTGCGTCAGGGTCGGCTTCATCAGAGAGATGCCAATTTGTCTGACTTTCCATATCTGCATATACGTCATTTTTCAGATTTTCGGTTCGTTTGAAGTCCCTTTCTTTTTGCCGAAGATACATCAGACAAAAATTTTGGGTGAGCCGATGCAGCCAAGGGGCAAAGTTCTGTATTTCAAAACGTTTTAAGTCGGTAAGAAGTTTTTCGAAAATGAGCATCACCGCATCACGGCTCTCCTCTTCATCTTTGAGATACTTCATACAGACCCCAAAGACCAAGTGAGTATAACGATTGAAAAGCTCTCCCACATGGCGATTGTCGCTCGTCTGTTTGTATAATTCGACGAGTTCTAAGTCGCTTTTCGGTTCGTTTTGGGCAGAAAAGAGTTTTAAAAATTTCATCGTCAGGCAAAAAGGATAGGTTGGAGGCGGCAAAAATAAGGCACTTCTTTTGGCAAAGGGCAAAGATAGAGATTTTGAGCCAATCTATACCCAACTCTTTTCCCAATCTGTGTCGAATCTGTGTCAAATCTATACCAAATCTGTGCGCCCAGCACTTTGGCTCACAACTGCACAAGCGATTCAACCCTTCGCAATATCTGTCAAGAATTTGTAGGGAAAGGGAACTCCTATTTTTACGTTTTTGTGAATACCCCTTCTTTTTTGAGGGTATATTTGGAAATTGATGATACTTTTTCTAACTTTGCCCCTGTATATTGAAGCCTTTTCACCCAAAAACCATCAAAATTCTTCTATATGGCTATTCTTCGTTTTCGCGCTATCGAGGCTGCACAAAACCGCCACGAACAAACCGTAACGCCGCCTGCTTCCAAGATTTCCGACTACTTCGGGGTCAATGTTTTTGATAGAAAGACCATGAAAGCCTATCTTTCGCCGAGTAGTTTTAAAAAGTTGGAGGCAGCCATTGAAAAAGGTGAAAAAATAGACGGCTCACTTGCCGATACCGTAGCCTCCGCCATGAAAAGTTGGGCAATAGAGCGCGGTGCGACACACTTTACACACTGGTTTCACCCTTTGCGCGGCAGCACCGCTGAAAAACACGACTCTTTTTTCCGCTTAGATAGCGAAGGCAGAGCCATAGAAGAATTTAAAGGCACAACCTTAGTGCAGCAAGAACCCGATGCCTCGTCTTTCCCCAACGGCGGGATTCGCAACACCTTCGAGGCACGCGGATACAGTGCTTGGGACCCCTCCTCGCCTGCTTTTTTGGTAGAAAGTGGCGGCGGCAAAACGCTTTGTATTCCTTCTATTTTTGTCGCTTACACAGGCGAAGCTTTAGATACAAAAGCTCCGCTGCTAAAATCTTTGGAACTATTGAGCAAGTCGGCTTCGGCAGTTTGTCGTTTTTTCGATAAAAACGTAACGAAAGTAACCGCCACTTTGGGCATAGAACAAGAATTTTTCCTCATCGATAAAGCCCTCTACATGGCGCGTCCCGATTTGATGCTTTCAGGCAGAACCCTTTTCGGACATAGCCCTGCACGCGGACAGCAACTCGAAGACCATTACTTCGGCTCGATTCCTGCACGTATCAAAGCCTTTATGCAAGACTTTGAAATTGAGGCACTTAAATTGGGTATTCCCATCACGACCCACCACAACGAAGTTGCGCCTGCTCAATTTGAATGCGCCCCCGTTTTCGAGGAAGTCAATGTAGCGATAGACCACAATATGCTGCTGATGGACACCATGAGCCGCGTAGCGGATAGGCACAATTTTAGGGTACTTTTTCACGAAAAACCCTTTCAAGGAGTCAATGGAAGCGGCAAACACAATAACTGGTCTATGCAGACCAACACAGGCAAAAACCTGCTTTCGCCTACCAACAAACCCAAAGACAACCTACAATTTCTCGCCTTTTTTGTCAATACCATCAAAGCCGTTCATGTCTATTCCGACCTATTGCGGGCAAGTATCGCCTCTGACGCAAATGAGTATCGCTTGGGCGCAAATGAAGCTCCGCCTGCCATTATTTCGGTCTTTATCGGCGAACAGCTCACGCGCGTTTTGGAGGAATTAGAAAATAATGCGACCGTACAAATTGGCAAAGGCGACAATATGTACATGAAGTTGGGCATCGATAAAATTCCACCTATCCTTTTAGACAACACCGACCGCAACCGCACCTCGCCTTTTGCCTTTACAGGTAACAAGTTCGAATTTAGAGCCGTTGGTTCGTCTGCCAATTCAGCCCTTCCAATGACGACGCTCAATACGATTGTCGCCAATCAGCTTCAAGTCTTTCACACCGAAGTAGAAGCAGCCGTAGAAAAAGGCGAAAAGTTGGAATTAGCCATTATCAATATCCTGCGCCGCTACATTACGGAAAGCAAAGCCATTCGCTTCGAAGGCAATAATTACAGCGAAGAATGGAAACAAGAAGCCCAAAAACGCGGACTTTCCAATTATCGTAGCACCTATGACGCATTGCAAGCCGCCATGAGCGAACACTGCAAGGAGGTTTTTGTAAAAAATGGCATCTTTACAGAAGTGGAAATGGAGGCACGCCATGAAATCCAACTCGAAAAATACGCCCAGCAAATCCAAATCGAGTCGCGACTTTTGGGCGACCTTGCCATGAATAATATCGTACCTTCGGCAATCGCCTACCAGCAAAGACTTTTGGAAACTATCAGCCAGATGCGCCAAATCGGTTTGGAAAGCGAAACCGAAGTAATGGTCGATACCGTCCGCCGTATTGCCAAGCATGTAACTTTGATAACGCACAAAGTCAAGGCAATGATTAACGCCCGAAAAGATGCCAATGCGCTCGATGTGGCGGAATCGGCGAAGGCTTATAGCCAAATCATCAAGCCTTATTTTGACGAAATTCGTTATAGCATCGATAAGTTGGAACTTCTGATAGATGACGAACTTTGGAAGATGCCCAAATATCGTGAATTGCTATTTATTAGATAGTTTTTTAGCATAAAAAGCCTGCAAAGTTTTAAAATCGTATCGATAAACAAACCCTAAGTGTCTGGCGTTGTTACAACGATAAAAGCCTTAAATGCACCCCACCCCAAACCCCTCCCCCAAAGGGAGGGGCTTTGATATGGTATCATTTTTTTATGCGAGCATAAAAAAATGATTTGGTTTTCGAACCCTCCCCTATGGGGGGAGGGCAGGGCAGTAATGTTAAGTTCTGTAAAAAGCCTTATTTTGTCAAAGTTTTGTCAAATTTGACACGAAATAAAATTTGGACTGACCCCTATTTTTGGGTCTGAAAATCCTTTTTTATTTCAATCTCACTGCGGACAAGGCAGTGCCTTGTCCCTACATTTGCATTTGATTTTTAGAATTTAACATCACTGGAGGGCAGGGTGGGGGTTCAGGTGATTTGCGCGAAGCACAAAACCCCGTTTTTTGACTTTCTGACCGTTGTAACAGACCCTAAGTGTCTTGAAGAAACTTAGGGTCTGTTTTTTAAATACAGCATTTTATTTCAACCCAAATTCGGACAATACAGCATCTTACCCTGCAAAGTAGCGCGAAGCATAATGCCTTGTCCTGCGTTGTTTAGTCTAAAAAGTGCGCCTCAATTTTTTGCAAGGTTTCCGAAATGTTGGGGGCGCGTAGCGGTTCGCCAAGTGCCTTAAAGTCCCATTTTCCGTTTTCTTTGCGCCACATCTTTCCCATGAGCATGGCAGTATGTCCGCCAAAAGCCGCTTCCGCCGACAAATTGAAGGTAGCCAAGACCTGCCTTATATCTTGCGGCGTTCCTTCGTAGATTCTAATTTTAGAGTAGGGAATGTCGGCAAAATCCTGCCCCAAATAAGAGTTGATGAAAAAGACCATTTTGGCTACCTGCATGGAAAGTTTAGACAATGAAATTTCTATCACTTCATTATCGTAGTCATCTTCTACACTATCGCCACTTCTATCGTCGCCACTGTGTCGGATAGCCCCGTCGCTGGAAGTGAGATTTTTAAAATAAATCGTTTCCAAATAGCGATTATTGCCATCATAAAGGGCAACGCTGCCATCTAAATCTACCGATTCGTCGGAGGAAAGCAAGCCAAAAAAGCTCTTTTTCTTGATTTTGCCCCAATTGATGCCAATACAAATATTTTGCAGCGCACTGCCCTCTTTTTCCAAAGAGATGCGGCTTCCTTTGGAAAGATTGATGCCCGTTTTTTTGTTTAGCGAAATGCTCATAGTAAAGAGATTAAAAAGTGAGAAGTAAAGTTTGTGAATAGCTTTGGAGCAGGGACTTTTTCTATGCAAATGCCTGATTTTCAATGGCTTACCAAGATTCTGCCCTCTGTTTAAGCTGGCTCACAAACGCAACAAAAGACCTACTACGCATATTTATCCACAAAACCTTGTAAGCCGTTCTGATTGCCAATGCCAAGGGCAGTAAAGTGCCAATCCTGATTTTGTAGGGTCAGTTTGCCAAATTCCATGTCGGTGTATTGCGTAAAATCTTGGTCTAAATCATAGCGCAAAATCTCGCGGTTGTTTTCCACATCTACAATGCGGATATAGGCATTTTGAAGCAAGCCAAAATGGTGGCGGCGGGCTTGCGCCTCGTGTATGGTAACGACAAAAAGAATTTCGCTCACTTGGGGACTCACTAAGGCAAGATTTGCCAAAATCATTTCGTCGTCGCCCTCGTCATCGCCTGTGCGATTATCGCCTGTGTGTTGCACCGAACCGTCGGGCGATTTGAGATTGTTGTAAAAAACGAAAAACTCGTCCGCAGGCAGTTTGCCCGAACTACCCAACATAAACACAGAAACGTCTAAATCCATCTTTGCCTGTGAGGACATTTCCCAACCCAAACCGACCAAAATTTTTTTGAGCGCGGGTTCGCTTTTAGAAAGATTAAAAGAGTTGCCTTTTTTCAAAGAAATTGCCATTTTGATAGTAAAATTAAAAAATAAACAATTAAGGTTTAGACTTTTGTTTGTATTTCAATTCAGAAACAGAAGCCTGCACCGCTTTAAAAGTACGAAAAAAATTTTGAAAAGATACCCGAAAAGGAAAAAAACAGGGAAAGAATAGAGAAAAATTTGTTTTTTTCCCAACCTTGTTACCACGTTCAGAAAGTCAATCTAATTAGAAAAATCCTTAGCTTTACTAATTTTTTGAAGATTAGTAAAGCTAAGTAGTTAAAAAGTCTATTTTCTAATTAAAGCATCTGCTTCTTTTTCAAAAGCAAGCATTAACTTGTTCATTGTTTTTTCTATGGTTTGCTCGTCTAAGGTTTTGTCTTGGTCTTGGAGAATGAAGCGAAGGGCGTATGCTTTTTTATCGGCATCGATGCGCTCCCCTTCATAGACATCAAAGACACCAACCTCTTGCAAAAGTTTTCGTTCAGTGCGCTTGGCAATATTCTCTAAGGTCTGAAACGAAATATTTTTAGCAACAACCAAAGAAAGGTCGCGACGCACCGAAGGGAAACGCGAAATTTCTTGATACGTTTTCTTTTCGTTGTGATTTTTGATGAGCCATTCCCAATTTAGGTCGGCATAAAAAACATCAACATTTAAGTCTGCTAATTTACAGACCTTTCTTTTAACTAATCCCAATCGCACAATAGGCTCAAAGTCGTCTTTGCCCTTGCGTTTGCCCAACTCCAAACCGTATTGAAAATAAAGGTCGTCTGTTAGGGTTCTTTGTTCTAAACCTTTGATATTCAGTAGGTTTAAAATTTTAGAAGCAAGCTCTCCCAAATCATAAAAGTCTGCTTTTTTCGCTTTTTCACGCCAAGACTCCACGCCTTTATTGCCCGATAGCCAAATTGCCAAGCGTTCTGCTTCTACATATTTGTTTTTTCCTTCGGGCGCAGTGTGTTTTTGGTAGAATTTTCCAAATTCAAAGGCTGCTATATCTTGCACCCCTCGATTTTGATT
Coding sequences within:
- a CDS encoding dihydrolipoamide acetyltransferase family protein — its product is MARIEMVMPKMGESVMEGTIITWLKKVGDKIEQDESVLEVATDKVDTEVPATHSGILVEILAQEGEVVQIGNPIAVIETEATATAKVAENGQAQSQEKPQEAHQETHQERQEVAPLAAQAQELIESPLVAKTETGRFYSPLVLNIARQEGISMAELEQIAGTGAEGRVTKHDIFAYLKNRKAAPTTNGKAAEPLKTETAQIAKAETIAAVVEERVAPAPSKSDAPLEAVKPAKSYGGNVEIIQMDRMRKMIAQRMVDSKRISPHVTSFVEADVTNIVNWRNKWKRVAQEREGVALTFTPIFIEAVAKAIQDFPKINCSLDGDTIILKKDINVGMAVALPNDNLIVPVIKNANHYNLIGLAKKVNDLAERARINKLSPDDLSEGTYTVSNIGSFGNMLGTPIIMQPQVAILSLGAIIKKPAVVETEHGDMIGIRHMMYLSHSYDHRIVDGALGGRFVRRVADYLEKFDVSRSL
- a CDS encoding tetratricopeptide repeat protein encodes the protein MNRKFTPSAYRQIIENTDSVSPKQLKKYLEGKLSEKEAHQVEKQLINCSFATEALEGYQQNKALDPTEIAKKLAQDIDKYNRERGFGDGLPTLSNWLRLGSVAAAGLFLVGFVGLIYWQMQGIVYKAEQQNAATALKQSTQAQEAPLLADAPAQTQEAARENENQNQNQDQNPNLPEKPQQEQQSIAQAEPNKSEIDQAQRAAQQAQQAQREATQTPTVIETDDFTIEKKKEKSTDQKDTSGDKTVLKNPEKFTLTQAYQFYQRGEFGAASQLFDFFLTKNPKNAELLFHAAHAHLLNKNHSRAATLFEQLLTQKAELEASRVEESRYYLALAYVELAKKEQAREILQDLVRKKGSFAAKAQQKLNDL
- a CDS encoding RNA polymerase sigma factor, which encodes MKFLKLFSAQNEPKSDLELVELYKQTSDNRHVGELFNRYTHLVFGVCMKYLKDEEESRDAVMLIFEKLLTDLKRFEIQNFAPWLHRLTQNFCLMYLRQKERDFKRTENLKNDVYADMESQTNWHLSDEADPDAPQTQIHNIEEALTHLKENQRLCLVLFYLEEKSYQEVAAQTGFSLGEVKSYIQNGRRNIKKLLGILCVSGSVICLWLFF
- a CDS encoding glutamine synthetase III — protein: MAILRFRAIEAAQNRHEQTVTPPASKISDYFGVNVFDRKTMKAYLSPSSFKKLEAAIEKGEKIDGSLADTVASAMKSWAIERGATHFTHWFHPLRGSTAEKHDSFFRLDSEGRAIEEFKGTTLVQQEPDASSFPNGGIRNTFEARGYSAWDPSSPAFLVESGGGKTLCIPSIFVAYTGEALDTKAPLLKSLELLSKSASAVCRFFDKNVTKVTATLGIEQEFFLIDKALYMARPDLMLSGRTLFGHSPARGQQLEDHYFGSIPARIKAFMQDFEIEALKLGIPITTHHNEVAPAQFECAPVFEEVNVAIDHNMLLMDTMSRVADRHNFRVLFHEKPFQGVNGSGKHNNWSMQTNTGKNLLSPTNKPKDNLQFLAFFVNTIKAVHVYSDLLRASIASDANEYRLGANEAPPAIISVFIGEQLTRVLEELENNATVQIGKGDNMYMKLGIDKIPPILLDNTDRNRTSPFAFTGNKFEFRAVGSSANSALPMTTLNTIVANQLQVFHTEVEAAVEKGEKLELAIINILRRYITESKAIRFEGNNYSEEWKQEAQKRGLSNYRSTYDALQAAMSEHCKEVFVKNGIFTEVEMEARHEIQLEKYAQQIQIESRLLGDLAMNNIVPSAIAYQQRLLETISQMRQIGLESETEVMVDTVRRIAKHVTLITHKVKAMINARKDANALDVAESAKAYSQIIKPYFDEIRYSIDKLELLIDDELWKMPKYRELLFIR
- a CDS encoding TerD family protein, whose protein sequence is MSISLNKKTGINLSKGSRISLEKEGSALQNICIGINWGKIKKKSFFGLLSSDESVDLDGSVALYDGNNRYLETIYFKNLTSSDGAIRHSGDDRSGDSVEDDYDNEVIEISLSKLSMQVAKMVFFINSYLGQDFADIPYSKIRIYEGTPQDIRQVLATFNLSAEAAFGGHTAMLMGKMWRKENGKWDFKALGEPLRAPNISETLQKIEAHFLD
- a CDS encoding TerD family protein; amino-acid sequence: MAISLKKGNSFNLSKSEPALKKILVGLGWEMSSQAKMDLDVSVFMLGSSGKLPADEFFVFYNNLKSPDGSVQHTGDNRTGDDEGDDEMILANLALVSPQVSEILFVVTIHEAQARRHHFGLLQNAYIRIVDVENNREILRYDLDQDFTQYTDMEFGKLTLQNQDWHFTALGIGNQNGLQGFVDKYA